One Falco peregrinus isolate bFalPer1 chromosome 6, bFalPer1.pri, whole genome shotgun sequence DNA segment encodes these proteins:
- the SPICE1 gene encoding spindle and centriole-associated protein 1 isoform X1 produces the protein MSVLRGPRPRGSGRKAPRKPAAKRDWDSTVQDLTVHRATPEDILRRHEIHKSKNKALAHLELQEKALKRKWKKQKQLSADSLEKRKLTLMREILSDQYCLQDVLERSDQVMAVAKDFGDAPRTRTGFPNVTMAPNCDIESSQGPIVQTCDPPTQLSILSESVMDSQALNEVEEEALSIYQSEDGHHDSRNFKSSISCGRLLRLLREENSLENSQLWAEKDRRKTTLSQESSVPLTPTTVSPSLDQSALNATNVVKRIHSRLQNEDKEETVDSTYTVRQVLNPNLKKQKQIAAKMKRKQAAQNVARWRDDYPANSVPADLQRDSRSSLDVLNRMIHEVEHELEEYERCTGREVQKTERSEGLAGFTLSLVNALCRLMRYLKESEMQLREKEVVRQQHEEMLNEHRELIDALTAEILLVREENVTMQKKFQQYMTVTDEQLTSLTQAFKGLPLVEPRREQGPSHFGIASKGPVNGQEKPDLSYSEPRTDAGNRENTLKAPQEELSFKFPPRPGASGGVGRSLPAHVFQPAVLLSPPRQKSRQELSSLQNVFTAVCQSPENSRRELCKERSSPSSLRTQSTTEENCLIFQRQPALPADKDLESSHEKINLSCPGDTRKDSTAEELFQNGDLLGQIAELTRQNSLIKAQLSKFRGCSEDTSDCLYQPGPVRNANPSSGSSERQTHLMVSKSLEERIAELNRQSTEARDKLLQLIDQQKSAAAGMVPPMVTPVLPPSLHFAENARKTIEVSVPVTVTMDSSNESSVSPASMTSIRRSVGDSSKPCSPLSATSESVKLTSVSQRPKVEKQKEEGWFALSMHVM, from the exons ATGTCGGTGCTGCGCGGCCCGCGGCCCCGCGGCTCCGGCAGGAAGGCCCCGAGGAAGCCGGCGGCGAAGCGGGACTGGGAC agcacCGTCCAAGATTTGACCGTCCACCGGGCGACTCCTGAGGATATT CTGCGTCGCCATGAAATACACAAATCAAAAAACAAAGCACTAGCGCATCTGGAACTTCAagagaaagcactgaaaagaaaatggaagaagcaaAAACAACTGTCTGCTGATTccttggagaaaaggaaattgaCTCTGATGCGTGAG ATTCTGTCTGATCAGTACTGTTTGCAAGATGTATTGGAACGATCTGATCAGGTTATGGCTGTGGCAAAAGACTTTGGGGATGCTCCTCGCACACGAACAG GTTTCCCTAATGTAACAATGGCTCCTAACTGTGACATAGAATCATCCCAAGGACCCATTGTACAAACCTGTGATCCTCCCACTCAACTTTCCATCCTTAGTGAATCTGTCATGGATTCCCAG GCTCTTAATGAAGTGGAAGAGGAAGCATTATCGATCTATCAGTCAGAAGATGGACACCATGACTCTCGGAATTTTAAATCCAGCATCAGTTGTGGCAG GCTACTTCGGTTGTTGAGAGAAGAAAATTCCTTGGAGAATTCTCAGTTGTGGGCTGAAAAGGATAGGAGGAAGACTACCTTATCACAGGAATCAAGTGTGCCTTTGACTCCAACAACTGTTTCTCCATCATTGGATCAGTCAG CCCTCAATGCTACGAATGTAGTCAAAAGAATCCATTCAAGACTTCAGAATGAAGACAAAGAAGAGACTGTAGACTCCACTTACACTGTGAGACAAGTGCTGAACCCgaatttaaagaaacaaaagcaaattgCAGCAAAAA tgaaaagaaaacaagctgcaCAGAACGTTGCAAGATGGAGGGATGATTATCCAGCTAATTCAGTCCCCGCTGATCTTCAGAGGGACAGCAGATCCAGCCTAGATGTTCTCAACCGCATGATACATGAAGTGGAGCATGAATTGGAGGAATATGAGCGATGTACAGGTCGTGAGGTTCAAAAAACTGAGAGAAGTGAAGGCCTCGCTGGGTTTACCTTGTCACTGGTGAATGCTCTCTGTCGTTTGATGCGCTACCTCAAAGAG AGTGAAATGCAGCTGCGCGAGAAAGAGGTGGTGAGGCAGCAGCACGAGGAGATGTTGAACGAACACAGAGAGCTGATTGATGCTCTGACCGCAGAAATACTTCTAGTGAGGGAAGAAAACGTTACTATGCAG AAGAAGTTTCAGCAATACATGACGGTAACAGATGAACAGCTGACATCTCTCACACAAGCATTTAAAGGCCTCCCTTTGGTAGAACCTAGAAGAGAACAAGGTCCAAGCCATTTTGGAATTGCAAGCAAAGGTCCAGTGAACGGCCAag aaaaacCTGATTTGAGCTATTCTGAGCCCAGGACTGATGCAGGCAACAGGGAAAATACACTGAAAGCCCCACAGGAAGAACTTTCTTTCAAGTTTCCCCCAAGGCCAGGTGCCTCAGGTGGTGTGGGTAGAAGCTTGCCAGCTCACGTTTTCCAGCCAGCTGTGCTTTTGTCACCCCCCCGGCAGAAGAGCAGGCAGGAATTGTCTTCCCTCCAGAATG TGTTTACAGCCGTTTGTCAGTCtcctgaaaacagcagaagagaacTGTGCAAGGAAAGGAGCTCACCTTCCTCCCTGAGAACACAGAGCACGACTGAGGAAAACTGTCTCATCTTTCAAAGGCAACCAGCTCTTCCTGCAGACAAAGACTTGGAGAGTTCCCACGAGAAAATCAATCTGTCCTGCCCAGGTGACACTAGAAAAGACAGTACAGCTGAAGAGTTATTTCAAAACGGCGACCTGCTGGGACAGATAGCTGAGCTCACACGGCAGAACTCTTTAATTAAAGCTCAACTGAGCAAATTCAGAGGCTGCTCTGAAGACACAAGTGACTGCCTGTATCAGCCAGGCCCAGTACGAAATGCAAATCCTAGTTCAGGCTCTTCAGAAAGACAG ACTCATCTGATGGTATCGAAGAGCTTGGAGGAAAGAATAGCAGAGCTGAATCGTCAGAGTACAGAAGCAcgtgacaaactgttgcagcTAATAGACCAGCAGAAATCAGCTGCTGCCGGTATGGTACCTCCAATGGTCACTCCTGTTCTGCCCCCATCCCTACATTTTGCCG AAAATGCAAGGAAGACAATTGAAGTGTCTGTGCCTGTGACAGTCACTATGGACAGCTCCAATGAAAGTAGTGTTTCCCCTGCCAGTATGACCAGTATAAGAAG GTCTGTAGGAGACTCCAGCAAACCTTGTTCacccctaagtgccacatcaGAAAGCGTGAAATTAACTTCTGTTAGCCAAAGGCCAAAG gtggaaaagcaaaaagaagaagGCTGGTTTGCATTGTCAATGCACGTTATGTAA
- the SPICE1 gene encoding spindle and centriole-associated protein 1 isoform X3, with amino-acid sequence MSVLRGPRPRGSGRKAPRKPAAKRDWDSTVQDLTVHRATPEDILRRHEIHKSKNKALAHLELQEKALKRKWKKQKQLSADSLEKRKLTLMREILSDQYCLQDVLERSDQVMAVAKDFGDAPRTRTGFPNVTMAPNCDIESSQGPIVQTCDPPTQLSILSESVMDSQALNEVEEEALSIYQSEDGHHDSRNFKSSISCGRLLRLLREENSLENSQLWAEKDRRKTTLSQESSVPLTPTTVSPSLDQSALNATNVVKRIHSRLQNEDKEETVDSTYTVRQVLNPNLKKQKQIAAKMKRKQAAQNVARWRDDYPANSVPADLQRDSRSSLDVLNRMIHEVEHELEEYERCTGREVQKTERSEGLAGFTLSLVNALCRLMRYLKESEMQLREKEVVRQQHEEMLNEHRELIDALTAEILLVREENVTMQKKFQQYMTVTDEQLTSLTQAFKGLPLVEPRREQGPSHFGIASKGPVNGQVFTAVCQSPENSRRELCKERSSPSSLRTQSTTEENCLIFQRQPALPADKDLESSHEKINLSCPGDTRKDSTAEELFQNGDLLGQIAELTRQNSLIKAQLSKFRGCSEDTSDCLYQPGPVRNANPSSGSSERQTHLMVSKSLEERIAELNRQSTEARDKLLQLIDQQKSAAAGMVPPMVTPVLPPSLHFAENARKTIEVSVPVTVTMDSSNESSVSPASMTSIRRSVGDSSKPCSPLSATSESVKLTSVSQRPKVEKQKEEGWFALSMHVM; translated from the exons ATGTCGGTGCTGCGCGGCCCGCGGCCCCGCGGCTCCGGCAGGAAGGCCCCGAGGAAGCCGGCGGCGAAGCGGGACTGGGAC agcacCGTCCAAGATTTGACCGTCCACCGGGCGACTCCTGAGGATATT CTGCGTCGCCATGAAATACACAAATCAAAAAACAAAGCACTAGCGCATCTGGAACTTCAagagaaagcactgaaaagaaaatggaagaagcaaAAACAACTGTCTGCTGATTccttggagaaaaggaaattgaCTCTGATGCGTGAG ATTCTGTCTGATCAGTACTGTTTGCAAGATGTATTGGAACGATCTGATCAGGTTATGGCTGTGGCAAAAGACTTTGGGGATGCTCCTCGCACACGAACAG GTTTCCCTAATGTAACAATGGCTCCTAACTGTGACATAGAATCATCCCAAGGACCCATTGTACAAACCTGTGATCCTCCCACTCAACTTTCCATCCTTAGTGAATCTGTCATGGATTCCCAG GCTCTTAATGAAGTGGAAGAGGAAGCATTATCGATCTATCAGTCAGAAGATGGACACCATGACTCTCGGAATTTTAAATCCAGCATCAGTTGTGGCAG GCTACTTCGGTTGTTGAGAGAAGAAAATTCCTTGGAGAATTCTCAGTTGTGGGCTGAAAAGGATAGGAGGAAGACTACCTTATCACAGGAATCAAGTGTGCCTTTGACTCCAACAACTGTTTCTCCATCATTGGATCAGTCAG CCCTCAATGCTACGAATGTAGTCAAAAGAATCCATTCAAGACTTCAGAATGAAGACAAAGAAGAGACTGTAGACTCCACTTACACTGTGAGACAAGTGCTGAACCCgaatttaaagaaacaaaagcaaattgCAGCAAAAA tgaaaagaaaacaagctgcaCAGAACGTTGCAAGATGGAGGGATGATTATCCAGCTAATTCAGTCCCCGCTGATCTTCAGAGGGACAGCAGATCCAGCCTAGATGTTCTCAACCGCATGATACATGAAGTGGAGCATGAATTGGAGGAATATGAGCGATGTACAGGTCGTGAGGTTCAAAAAACTGAGAGAAGTGAAGGCCTCGCTGGGTTTACCTTGTCACTGGTGAATGCTCTCTGTCGTTTGATGCGCTACCTCAAAGAG AGTGAAATGCAGCTGCGCGAGAAAGAGGTGGTGAGGCAGCAGCACGAGGAGATGTTGAACGAACACAGAGAGCTGATTGATGCTCTGACCGCAGAAATACTTCTAGTGAGGGAAGAAAACGTTACTATGCAG AAGAAGTTTCAGCAATACATGACGGTAACAGATGAACAGCTGACATCTCTCACACAAGCATTTAAAGGCCTCCCTTTGGTAGAACCTAGAAGAGAACAAGGTCCAAGCCATTTTGGAATTGCAAGCAAAGGTCCAGTGAACGGCCAag TGTTTACAGCCGTTTGTCAGTCtcctgaaaacagcagaagagaacTGTGCAAGGAAAGGAGCTCACCTTCCTCCCTGAGAACACAGAGCACGACTGAGGAAAACTGTCTCATCTTTCAAAGGCAACCAGCTCTTCCTGCAGACAAAGACTTGGAGAGTTCCCACGAGAAAATCAATCTGTCCTGCCCAGGTGACACTAGAAAAGACAGTACAGCTGAAGAGTTATTTCAAAACGGCGACCTGCTGGGACAGATAGCTGAGCTCACACGGCAGAACTCTTTAATTAAAGCTCAACTGAGCAAATTCAGAGGCTGCTCTGAAGACACAAGTGACTGCCTGTATCAGCCAGGCCCAGTACGAAATGCAAATCCTAGTTCAGGCTCTTCAGAAAGACAG ACTCATCTGATGGTATCGAAGAGCTTGGAGGAAAGAATAGCAGAGCTGAATCGTCAGAGTACAGAAGCAcgtgacaaactgttgcagcTAATAGACCAGCAGAAATCAGCTGCTGCCGGTATGGTACCTCCAATGGTCACTCCTGTTCTGCCCCCATCCCTACATTTTGCCG AAAATGCAAGGAAGACAATTGAAGTGTCTGTGCCTGTGACAGTCACTATGGACAGCTCCAATGAAAGTAGTGTTTCCCCTGCCAGTATGACCAGTATAAGAAG GTCTGTAGGAGACTCCAGCAAACCTTGTTCacccctaagtgccacatcaGAAAGCGTGAAATTAACTTCTGTTAGCCAAAGGCCAAAG gtggaaaagcaaaaagaagaagGCTGGTTTGCATTGTCAATGCACGTTATGTAA
- the SPICE1 gene encoding spindle and centriole-associated protein 1 isoform X4: protein MREILSDQYCLQDVLERSDQVMAVAKDFGDAPRTRTGFPNVTMAPNCDIESSQGPIVQTCDPPTQLSILSESVMDSQALNEVEEEALSIYQSEDGHHDSRNFKSSISCGRLLRLLREENSLENSQLWAEKDRRKTTLSQESSVPLTPTTVSPSLDQSALNATNVVKRIHSRLQNEDKEETVDSTYTVRQVLNPNLKKQKQIAAKMKRKQAAQNVARWRDDYPANSVPADLQRDSRSSLDVLNRMIHEVEHELEEYERCTGREVQKTERSEGLAGFTLSLVNALCRLMRYLKESEMQLREKEVVRQQHEEMLNEHRELIDALTAEILLVREENVTMQKKFQQYMTVTDEQLTSLTQAFKGLPLVEPRREQGPSHFGIASKGPVNGQEKPDLSYSEPRTDAGNRENTLKAPQEELSFKFPPRPGASGGVGRSLPAHVFQPAVLLSPPRQKSRQELSSLQNVFTAVCQSPENSRRELCKERSSPSSLRTQSTTEENCLIFQRQPALPADKDLESSHEKINLSCPGDTRKDSTAEELFQNGDLLGQIAELTRQNSLIKAQLSKFRGCSEDTSDCLYQPGPVRNANPSSGSSERQTHLMVSKSLEERIAELNRQSTEARDKLLQLIDQQKSAAAGMVPPMVTPVLPPSLHFAENARKTIEVSVPVTVTMDSSNESSVSPASMTSIRRSVGDSSKPCSPLSATSESVKLTSVSQRPKVEKQKEEGWFALSMHVM, encoded by the exons ATGCGTGAG ATTCTGTCTGATCAGTACTGTTTGCAAGATGTATTGGAACGATCTGATCAGGTTATGGCTGTGGCAAAAGACTTTGGGGATGCTCCTCGCACACGAACAG GTTTCCCTAATGTAACAATGGCTCCTAACTGTGACATAGAATCATCCCAAGGACCCATTGTACAAACCTGTGATCCTCCCACTCAACTTTCCATCCTTAGTGAATCTGTCATGGATTCCCAG GCTCTTAATGAAGTGGAAGAGGAAGCATTATCGATCTATCAGTCAGAAGATGGACACCATGACTCTCGGAATTTTAAATCCAGCATCAGTTGTGGCAG GCTACTTCGGTTGTTGAGAGAAGAAAATTCCTTGGAGAATTCTCAGTTGTGGGCTGAAAAGGATAGGAGGAAGACTACCTTATCACAGGAATCAAGTGTGCCTTTGACTCCAACAACTGTTTCTCCATCATTGGATCAGTCAG CCCTCAATGCTACGAATGTAGTCAAAAGAATCCATTCAAGACTTCAGAATGAAGACAAAGAAGAGACTGTAGACTCCACTTACACTGTGAGACAAGTGCTGAACCCgaatttaaagaaacaaaagcaaattgCAGCAAAAA tgaaaagaaaacaagctgcaCAGAACGTTGCAAGATGGAGGGATGATTATCCAGCTAATTCAGTCCCCGCTGATCTTCAGAGGGACAGCAGATCCAGCCTAGATGTTCTCAACCGCATGATACATGAAGTGGAGCATGAATTGGAGGAATATGAGCGATGTACAGGTCGTGAGGTTCAAAAAACTGAGAGAAGTGAAGGCCTCGCTGGGTTTACCTTGTCACTGGTGAATGCTCTCTGTCGTTTGATGCGCTACCTCAAAGAG AGTGAAATGCAGCTGCGCGAGAAAGAGGTGGTGAGGCAGCAGCACGAGGAGATGTTGAACGAACACAGAGAGCTGATTGATGCTCTGACCGCAGAAATACTTCTAGTGAGGGAAGAAAACGTTACTATGCAG AAGAAGTTTCAGCAATACATGACGGTAACAGATGAACAGCTGACATCTCTCACACAAGCATTTAAAGGCCTCCCTTTGGTAGAACCTAGAAGAGAACAAGGTCCAAGCCATTTTGGAATTGCAAGCAAAGGTCCAGTGAACGGCCAag aaaaacCTGATTTGAGCTATTCTGAGCCCAGGACTGATGCAGGCAACAGGGAAAATACACTGAAAGCCCCACAGGAAGAACTTTCTTTCAAGTTTCCCCCAAGGCCAGGTGCCTCAGGTGGTGTGGGTAGAAGCTTGCCAGCTCACGTTTTCCAGCCAGCTGTGCTTTTGTCACCCCCCCGGCAGAAGAGCAGGCAGGAATTGTCTTCCCTCCAGAATG TGTTTACAGCCGTTTGTCAGTCtcctgaaaacagcagaagagaacTGTGCAAGGAAAGGAGCTCACCTTCCTCCCTGAGAACACAGAGCACGACTGAGGAAAACTGTCTCATCTTTCAAAGGCAACCAGCTCTTCCTGCAGACAAAGACTTGGAGAGTTCCCACGAGAAAATCAATCTGTCCTGCCCAGGTGACACTAGAAAAGACAGTACAGCTGAAGAGTTATTTCAAAACGGCGACCTGCTGGGACAGATAGCTGAGCTCACACGGCAGAACTCTTTAATTAAAGCTCAACTGAGCAAATTCAGAGGCTGCTCTGAAGACACAAGTGACTGCCTGTATCAGCCAGGCCCAGTACGAAATGCAAATCCTAGTTCAGGCTCTTCAGAAAGACAG ACTCATCTGATGGTATCGAAGAGCTTGGAGGAAAGAATAGCAGAGCTGAATCGTCAGAGTACAGAAGCAcgtgacaaactgttgcagcTAATAGACCAGCAGAAATCAGCTGCTGCCGGTATGGTACCTCCAATGGTCACTCCTGTTCTGCCCCCATCCCTACATTTTGCCG AAAATGCAAGGAAGACAATTGAAGTGTCTGTGCCTGTGACAGTCACTATGGACAGCTCCAATGAAAGTAGTGTTTCCCCTGCCAGTATGACCAGTATAAGAAG GTCTGTAGGAGACTCCAGCAAACCTTGTTCacccctaagtgccacatcaGAAAGCGTGAAATTAACTTCTGTTAGCCAAAGGCCAAAG gtggaaaagcaaaaagaagaagGCTGGTTTGCATTGTCAATGCACGTTATGTAA
- the SPICE1 gene encoding spindle and centriole-associated protein 1 isoform X2: MSVLRGPRPRGSGRKAPRKPAAKRDWDSTVQDLTVHRATPEDILRRHEIHKSKNKALAHLELQEKALKRKWKKQKQLSADSLEKRKLTLMREILSDQYCLQDVLERSDQVMAVAKDFGDAPRTRTGFPNVTMAPNCDIESSQGPIVQTCDPPTQLSILSESVMDSQALNEVEEEALSIYQSEDGHHDSRNFKSSISCGRLLRLLREENSLENSQLWAEKDRRKTTLSQESSVPLTPTTVSPSLDQSALNATNVVKRIHSRLQNEDKEETVDSTYTVRQVLNPNLKKQKQIAAKMKRKQAAQNVARWRDDYPANSVPADLQRDSRSSLDVLNRMIHEVEHELEEYERCTGREVQKTERSEGLAGFTLSLVNALCRLMRYLKESEMQLREKEVVRQQHEEMLNEHRELIDALTAEILLVREENVTMQKKFQQYMTVTDEQLTSLTQAFKGLPLVEPRREQGPSHFGIASKGPVNGQEKPDLSYSEPRTDAGNRENTLKAPQEELSFKFPPRPGASGGVGRSLPAHVFQPAVLLSPPRQKSRQELSSLQNVFTAVCQSPENSRRELCKERSSPSSLRTQSTTEENCLIFQRQPALPADKDLESSHEKINLSCPGDTRKDSTAEELFQNGDLLGQIAELTRQNSLIKAQLSKFRGCSEDTSDCLYQPGPVRNANPSSGSSERQTHLMVSKSLEERIAELNRQSTEARDKLLQLIDQQKSAAAGMVPPMVTPVLPPSLHFAESSYYLLPRKCKEDN; this comes from the exons ATGTCGGTGCTGCGCGGCCCGCGGCCCCGCGGCTCCGGCAGGAAGGCCCCGAGGAAGCCGGCGGCGAAGCGGGACTGGGAC agcacCGTCCAAGATTTGACCGTCCACCGGGCGACTCCTGAGGATATT CTGCGTCGCCATGAAATACACAAATCAAAAAACAAAGCACTAGCGCATCTGGAACTTCAagagaaagcactgaaaagaaaatggaagaagcaaAAACAACTGTCTGCTGATTccttggagaaaaggaaattgaCTCTGATGCGTGAG ATTCTGTCTGATCAGTACTGTTTGCAAGATGTATTGGAACGATCTGATCAGGTTATGGCTGTGGCAAAAGACTTTGGGGATGCTCCTCGCACACGAACAG GTTTCCCTAATGTAACAATGGCTCCTAACTGTGACATAGAATCATCCCAAGGACCCATTGTACAAACCTGTGATCCTCCCACTCAACTTTCCATCCTTAGTGAATCTGTCATGGATTCCCAG GCTCTTAATGAAGTGGAAGAGGAAGCATTATCGATCTATCAGTCAGAAGATGGACACCATGACTCTCGGAATTTTAAATCCAGCATCAGTTGTGGCAG GCTACTTCGGTTGTTGAGAGAAGAAAATTCCTTGGAGAATTCTCAGTTGTGGGCTGAAAAGGATAGGAGGAAGACTACCTTATCACAGGAATCAAGTGTGCCTTTGACTCCAACAACTGTTTCTCCATCATTGGATCAGTCAG CCCTCAATGCTACGAATGTAGTCAAAAGAATCCATTCAAGACTTCAGAATGAAGACAAAGAAGAGACTGTAGACTCCACTTACACTGTGAGACAAGTGCTGAACCCgaatttaaagaaacaaaagcaaattgCAGCAAAAA tgaaaagaaaacaagctgcaCAGAACGTTGCAAGATGGAGGGATGATTATCCAGCTAATTCAGTCCCCGCTGATCTTCAGAGGGACAGCAGATCCAGCCTAGATGTTCTCAACCGCATGATACATGAAGTGGAGCATGAATTGGAGGAATATGAGCGATGTACAGGTCGTGAGGTTCAAAAAACTGAGAGAAGTGAAGGCCTCGCTGGGTTTACCTTGTCACTGGTGAATGCTCTCTGTCGTTTGATGCGCTACCTCAAAGAG AGTGAAATGCAGCTGCGCGAGAAAGAGGTGGTGAGGCAGCAGCACGAGGAGATGTTGAACGAACACAGAGAGCTGATTGATGCTCTGACCGCAGAAATACTTCTAGTGAGGGAAGAAAACGTTACTATGCAG AAGAAGTTTCAGCAATACATGACGGTAACAGATGAACAGCTGACATCTCTCACACAAGCATTTAAAGGCCTCCCTTTGGTAGAACCTAGAAGAGAACAAGGTCCAAGCCATTTTGGAATTGCAAGCAAAGGTCCAGTGAACGGCCAag aaaaacCTGATTTGAGCTATTCTGAGCCCAGGACTGATGCAGGCAACAGGGAAAATACACTGAAAGCCCCACAGGAAGAACTTTCTTTCAAGTTTCCCCCAAGGCCAGGTGCCTCAGGTGGTGTGGGTAGAAGCTTGCCAGCTCACGTTTTCCAGCCAGCTGTGCTTTTGTCACCCCCCCGGCAGAAGAGCAGGCAGGAATTGTCTTCCCTCCAGAATG TGTTTACAGCCGTTTGTCAGTCtcctgaaaacagcagaagagaacTGTGCAAGGAAAGGAGCTCACCTTCCTCCCTGAGAACACAGAGCACGACTGAGGAAAACTGTCTCATCTTTCAAAGGCAACCAGCTCTTCCTGCAGACAAAGACTTGGAGAGTTCCCACGAGAAAATCAATCTGTCCTGCCCAGGTGACACTAGAAAAGACAGTACAGCTGAAGAGTTATTTCAAAACGGCGACCTGCTGGGACAGATAGCTGAGCTCACACGGCAGAACTCTTTAATTAAAGCTCAACTGAGCAAATTCAGAGGCTGCTCTGAAGACACAAGTGACTGCCTGTATCAGCCAGGCCCAGTACGAAATGCAAATCCTAGTTCAGGCTCTTCAGAAAGACAG ACTCATCTGATGGTATCGAAGAGCTTGGAGGAAAGAATAGCAGAGCTGAATCGTCAGAGTACAGAAGCAcgtgacaaactgttgcagcTAATAGACCAGCAGAAATCAGCTGCTGCCGGTATGGTACCTCCAATGGTCACTCCTGTTCTGCCCCCATCCCTACATTTTGCCG AATCAAGCTATTATTTATTGCCTAGAAAATGCAAGGAAGACAATTGA